TACCCGCCGGAATACGCGACGGCCCCTGACTTTCGGACGTCGAGGATCCGGTCCGTCACTTGGGACAAAAGCCAGCGGTCGTGGCTGATCAGCACCAATGTCCCGCCGTACTCTTTGAGCACCTCGGCCAGCGCCTCGCGGCTGTCCATGTCGAGATGGTTCGTCGGTTCGTCTAGGACAAGGAGGTTGGGGTTCAACTGCGTCAGACGCGCCAGTTCGAGTTTGTTCTTTTCGCCTCCGCTCAGGGTCTTGACCTGACGCAAGACGTCCTCGCCGGAAAAGAGGAAACGCCCGAGCAGGTCGCGGGCGGGCCCCGTGTCCATGTTCGCTTCGTAGACCATGTATCCGAGCGGCGTCATGTCCGGGTCCAAGTCCGTGACGTCCTGTCGGAAATAGCCGCAGACGACGTTCGCCCCCAAGCGGGACCGACCGCCCAATGCTTCGTTTTCACCGAGGACGGTCCGCAACAGTGTCGACTTGCCCGCACCGTTCTCTCCGATGACGCCCCATCTCTCCCCCCAACGGACCGTCCAGTCGAGGGGAGGGAACAGCGGAGCCCCGAAACCGACCGAGAGTGTCTCGCACGAGAGAACGAGGTCGCCCGAGCGGGCGGCCTTCCCAAATCCGGCCGCCATGCCCTTGTCGCGCTCAGGCCCCGAAACCTTGCCCTCGATCAGGCGGTTCATGAGTTTCTGCCGGCCCCGGGCTTGAGCCGTCCGTTGACTGTTCATGAACCGTCGAACATATTCGTCAAGCTTCTCGATCTCGGCCTGTTGTTTCACCGAGAGGGCGGCCCGACGTTCGTCGTCCTCGGCCTTGAGTTTCAAGTACTTGTCGAAACCGCCCTCGAAACCCTTGACCGTCCGCTCCCTGAGGTCTAGGACCGATTCGGCCGTGTTCTGGAGGAACACGCGGTCGTGGCTGACGAGGAGCACCGCTCCGTGGTAGGCGACGATCCACTTTTCGAGCCACTCCGTAGCCTCGAGGTCGAGATGGTTCGTCGGTTCGTCCAGGATCAAGAGGTCCGGCTCTTCTAACAAGAGTCGCGCGAGGGCGAGCCGCGTGCGCTCGCCGCCGCTCAAGACCGAAACAGGCTTGTCGAAGTCCTCTTCAGGAAAACCCATGCGTTTCAGCACGGTCGTCGCGTCGTGTTCGAGCGAATACCCTTCGGCTTCGAGGAAGTGCTCGTGGACCAAAGCGTACTCTTCGAGTTCGTCCTCGGTCGGGCCGTCTTCCAGCCGCCGTTCCAGTTCGGTGAGGCGCTCCTTGAGCGCGAGTTGATCGGCCTGGCCCGCCTGGGCTTCTTCGCGGACCGTCCGGTCGGACTCGCGGCCGTGCTCCTGTCGCAAGTACCCGATCTTTGCTCCGCGAGCGATCTGGACCGAACCCGCGTCGGGTTCCGACTCGCCGATCAGGATCTTCAGGAGCGTCGTCTTGCCCGTTCCGTTCCGACCGACCAGCGCCACCTTCTGCTTCCGCTCGATGCGGAAGCTCACGCCTTCGAGGACGATGTCCGTCCCGAACGATTTGGAGACGCCGTTGACGCCGAGCAGCACCGGGCGAGTTTACAGGCCGCCCGCCGTCTTTGGCCGCAATGTCCTACCGCCGGTGTCGCGCGGGCCGGACGGAGTTGAGAGTAACCTCCAAGCGTGAAAATCGGTCTCTTCATCGCGCTGTTCGGCGATAAGCCCCTGGAAGAAGCCCTGGACATGGCCGTGGCCGCCGGAGTCCAAGCGGTCGAGATCGGAGCCGGGGCCTACCCTGGCAGTCCGCACATCGACGTCCCCGCGCTGTTGGAAGACAAGTCGGCACGGGAGAAGCTGATGAAAGCGGTCCAGAAACGGGAACTCGTTCTCTCGGCGCTCAGCGTCCACGGCAATCCGCTCCATCCCGACAAGAAGACCGCAAAGGAGCACCACGACGTCTTTGTCAACGCGGTCAAGCTCGCCGACGCGCTCGATGTGCGGCTTGTGAACGGGTTCAGCGGGTGTCCGGGCGACGGGCCGAAGGCCGTCAACCCCAACTGGGTGACCTGCGCTTGGCCGGACGAGTTCAGGGACATCCTGGAGTGGCAGTGGAAGGAAGCCGTCCTGCCTTATTGGACCGAGCAGGCGAAGCTTCTCAAGAAACACGACGTCAAGTTCTGCATCGAGATGCACCCCGGGTTCGTGTGCTACTCCAACGACACCCTCCTCAAGCTGCGGAACGGCGTCAAGGACGGCGAGCAGATCGGGGCCAACTTCGACCCGAGCCATCTCTGGTGGCAGGGCATCGATCCGATCGCTGCGGTCCGCCAACTGGGCAGGGAAGGGGCGCTCTACCATGTCCACGCCAAAGACACGCGCATCGATCCGTACACGTCGGCCCTGAACGGAAACCTGGACACGAAGAGCTATGGCGACATCGGAGAAAGGTCGTGGGTGTTCCGCAGCGTCGGCTACGGGCACGGGATCGAGTGGTGGAAGGACTTCGTCAGCACCCTCAGGACCGTGGGTTACGACCACGTCGTCAGCATCGAGCATGAAGACGGTCTGATGTCTCCGGCCGAAGGACTGAGCAAGGCGATCGAGGTCCTCAAACAGGCCGTGATCGAGCAGCCCGCCGGTGCCATGTTCTGGGCGAAGGACTGACTTCTGAGCAAGTCCGGACGTCGGACGACGGAATTCATCCGACGTTCAGAAGCGTGTCAAAAGTCGTCAAGGCAGGGCGTGTGAAATCGCCTTGTCATGAAACGAACGTGTCTCCTCGTCCTCGGCCTCACGTTGGCCGCCGTTTGCCACGCCCAAGACGACGTCTGGTGGCCGAAGCAGTCCCGGTCGCTCTATCAAGACCTGGGAGGGATCCATAAGGTCGCCGCGATCGTCGACGCCTTCTCGATGAAAGCGTCCATGGATCCGACCGTCCAGTCCAACGCGAACTGCAAGACGGCTTTCTCCAAGGGGATGCGCCCGTTCTTCAACTACTCCATGACGGGTTGGCTCTCGCAGATGTGGGGCGGGCCGCAGAAGTACACCGGCCCCGACATGGTCGCGTGGCACAGGGCAGCGCACATCTCGGACGAAGAGTGGACGGCCGGCTCCAAGATCTTCGTCATGGTGCTGAACGACATGAAGGTCAAGCCCGAAGTCCAGAAGCGCGTCGGAGAGTTCTTCGGAGGCTTCCGGAAGCAGATGACGATGGACGGATCGGTGTCGTTCACGATGCCCATGGCCGGATCCGAGA
The Armatimonadota bacterium DNA segment above includes these coding regions:
- a CDS encoding ABC-F family ATP-binding cassette domain-containing protein encodes the protein MLLGVNGVSKSFGTDIVLEGVSFRIERKQKVALVGRNGTGKTTLLKILIGESEPDAGSVQIARGAKIGYLRQEHGRESDRTVREEAQAGQADQLALKERLTELERRLEDGPTEDELEEYALVHEHFLEAEGYSLEHDATTVLKRMGFPEEDFDKPVSVLSGGERTRLALARLLLEEPDLLILDEPTNHLDLEATEWLEKWIVAYHGAVLLVSHDRVFLQNTAESVLDLRERTVKGFEGGFDKYLKLKAEDDERRAALSVKQQAEIEKLDEYVRRFMNSQRTAQARGRQKLMNRLIEGKVSGPERDKGMAAGFGKAARSGDLVLSCETLSVGFGAPLFPPLDWTVRWGERWGVIGENGAGKSTLLRTVLGENEALGGRSRLGANVVCGYFRQDVTDLDPDMTPLGYMVYEANMDTGPARDLLGRFLFSGEDVLRQVKTLSGGEKNKLELARLTQLNPNLLVLDEPTNHLDMDSREALAEVLKEYGGTLVLISHDRWLLSQVTDRILDVRKSGAVAYSGGYADYRSGRKPTETVSAKTPATAAKTQDVTPGLSPREVSKEIGRLEKLVAELEDEVSQAEKDLRAIEKELAELPPTADVFDLTRRYQSKTEHVASSMAAWEEQVKALEAMKVLQGPTGVTFRDAK
- a CDS encoding sugar phosphate isomerase/epimerase, which produces MKIGLFIALFGDKPLEEALDMAVAAGVQAVEIGAGAYPGSPHIDVPALLEDKSAREKLMKAVQKRELVLSALSVHGNPLHPDKKTAKEHHDVFVNAVKLADALDVRLVNGFSGCPGDGPKAVNPNWVTCAWPDEFRDILEWQWKEAVLPYWTEQAKLLKKHDVKFCIEMHPGFVCYSNDTLLKLRNGVKDGEQIGANFDPSHLWWQGIDPIAAVRQLGREGALYHVHAKDTRIDPYTSALNGNLDTKSYGDIGERSWVFRSVGYGHGIEWWKDFVSTLRTVGYDHVVSIEHEDGLMSPAEGLSKAIEVLKQAVIEQPAGAMFWAKD